The following coding sequences are from one Leucoraja erinacea ecotype New England chromosome 2, Leri_hhj_1, whole genome shotgun sequence window:
- the LOC129710961 gene encoding uncharacterized protein LOC129710961: MEHSICFRCCSSTSHFAKNCTAEVKCTECDSDRHLSALHPVPAPWNSEPSPPASEHGGEEEVAVNQEITSTCTDVCGDGVSARASAKICLISVYQEGRRQEARRMYAILDEQSNRSLATSEFFNIFGINGNLKPYSLRTCAGLKQTAGRTACGYVVKSVDEKTLLPLPPLLECNQVPNNRDEFPTPNVTRHHSHLRCIANAIPPLDPNAKILLLLGRDILQVHKVRKLINGPNNAPYALKQDLGRVVVGDVGLSGAHRPTQAEGRAPGSTDATDSTALHHILKVEHATTGALSVLGRIRQAKILSCLSEGHHQRRNDGGGFHLWQSKAGNPARAHYSKTRIVRSGLGCQNLRDDCEGDGRHHLPHGQQSSIGVHL; encoded by the coding sequence ATGGAACATTCCATTTGTTTCCGCTGCTGCTCCTCCACAAGTCATTTCGCCAAGAACTGTACAGCGGAAGTGAAATGTACCGAGTGTGACAGTGACAGACACCTCTCTGCTCTACATCCAGTCCCAGCCCCTTGGAACTCCGAGCCATCTCCCCCCGCATCTGAGCATGGCGGGGAGGAAGAGGTAGCAGTAAACCAGGAGATCACCTCCACGTGCACAGATGTGTGCGGTGATGGGGTCAGCGCGAGAGCATCCGCTAAGATATGTCTCATCTCAGTCTATCAAGAAGGACGTCGCCAAGAGGCACGCAGGATGTACGCCATCTTAGATGAACAGAGCAACCGCTCTCTTGCAACATCTGAGTTTTTCAATATCTTTGGGATCAACGGCAATCTTAAGCCATATTCACTGCGGACATGTGCCGGGCTCAAGCAGACTGCAGGTAGAACAGCCTGCGGCTACGTGGTGAAGTCTGTGGACGAGAAGACATTGctccctcttcctccactccTAGAATGTAATCAAGTGCCTAACAACCGTGACGAGTTCCCCACTCCCAACGTTACGCGTCACCACAGCCATCTCAGATGCATTGCCAACGCGATTCCTCCACTGGACCCAAACGCCAAAATACTGCTCCTATTGGGAAGAGATATTCTGCAGGTGCATAAAGTGAGGAAACTAATTAATGGTCCCAACAATGCCCCGTACGCCCTGAAGCAGGATCTGGGACGGGTAGTTGTTGGCGATGTAGGTCTTAGTGGAGCACATAGACCTACCCAAGCGGAGGGACGCGCTCCAGGATCTACAGATGCGACAGATTCCACGGCCCTACACCACATTCTCAAAGTTGAGCATGCTACAACAGGAGCTCTATCTGTTCTCGGACGCATCAGGCAAGCCAAGATACTCAGTTGCCTATCTGAGGGTCATCATCAAAGACGGAATGACGGAGGTGGGTTTCATCTTTGGCAAAGCAAAGCTGGCAACCCAGCCAGAGCTCACTATTCCAAGACTAGAATCGTGCGCAGCGGTCTTGGCTGTCAAAATCTCAGAGACGATTGCGAAGGAGATGGACGACATCATCTACCACACGGCCAGCAAAGTAGTATTGGGGTACATCTGTAA